A window from Candidatus Cloacimonadota bacterium encodes these proteins:
- a CDS encoding 3-phosphoglycerate dehydrogenase, which produces MPKVLIATEKPFAAEAVQKIKAELDKAGYPHSWLESYTDVKDFHAAVADAEALIIRSDKVDAAVFDAAKQLKIVVRAGAGYDNIDLAAATAHGVVAMNTPGQNSNAVAELALAMMIYMARGKFNGKSGSELAGKKLVLHGFGNVPRFLAKMAKGIGMDVYAYDPYISADIMAKDGVKHLDKVEDIFSTGDYISLHIPATAETKKSINWNLLSLVKPDCILVNTARKEVIDEEALLKAFEEKKKFRYVSDVEPECGAKLMELYADRYYATPKKMGAQTGEANVNAGVAAAKQIIAFFEKGDTTFKVN; this is translated from the coding sequence ATGCCAAAAGTACTGATCGCCACAGAGAAGCCCTTCGCCGCGGAAGCCGTGCAGAAGATCAAGGCTGAACTGGACAAGGCCGGCTATCCCCATAGCTGGCTGGAAAGCTACACCGACGTGAAAGACTTCCATGCCGCCGTGGCAGATGCCGAAGCCCTCATCATCCGCAGCGACAAAGTGGATGCCGCCGTCTTCGACGCCGCCAAACAACTCAAGATCGTGGTGCGCGCCGGAGCAGGCTATGACAACATCGACCTCGCCGCTGCCACCGCCCACGGTGTGGTGGCCATGAACACCCCCGGCCAAAACTCCAACGCCGTCGCCGAGCTGGCGCTGGCCATGATGATCTACATGGCGCGCGGCAAGTTCAACGGCAAAAGCGGCTCCGAGCTGGCTGGCAAGAAGCTGGTGCTCCATGGCTTCGGAAATGTGCCCCGCTTTCTCGCCAAAATGGCCAAAGGCATTGGCATGGACGTCTATGCCTACGATCCCTACATCAGCGCGGACATCATGGCCAAAGACGGCGTCAAACACCTGGATAAGGTGGAAGACATCTTCAGCACCGGAGACTACATCTCCCTGCACATCCCCGCCACCGCCGAGACCAAGAAATCCATCAACTGGAACCTGCTCAGCCTGGTGAAACCCGACTGCATCCTGGTCAACACCGCCCGCAAAGAGGTGATTGACGAGGAAGCCCTGCTCAAGGCCTTTGAGGAAAAGAAGAAATTCCGCTATGTGAGCGACGTGGAACCGGAATGCGGCGCCAAACTGATGGAACTCTATGCCGACCGCTACTATGCCACCCCAAAAAAGATGGGCGCCCAGACCGGGGAAGCCAACGTCAACGCCGGAGTGGCGGCTGCCAAACAGATCATCGCCTTCTTTGAAAAAGGCGACACAACCTTCAAAGTAAACTGA
- a CDS encoding T9SS type A sorting domain-containing protein, translating into MKKLTALIGLTLLCGISLALTLNVSVDPSAWDGSLRGQPTAPLLEPGVPALNYYPVRVLIPFGEKVLNVSVQSSPYLLQRDGVYLDYARQQQPTSQPRPDATQPDPAIWQSDALFPAANHRYLGTQLQRGLQYAVLDLFPWKYNPVSRQIHAASEFSIEIETGWDDALATQQANFYAPALAARSVEGFALNPQALASYQQASRYRNHAPQSRLIDLSTPRQMVIITNSTASSWLQSYANWRDGSDISTGVFQTADIYASYPGTDNAAKVRAFISDAYQAWASTPQPLQYVILGGDDEIVPLRGCYGQVGDTVDLRMPTDLYFSNLDGDWNANGNDIWGEPQDQVDMLPEVHIGRFPAETQPEFENIIRKIQYYTGNSTFSNNTAIMFGENLNNNPLTWGGDYKDEVATSVPELYHLRTMYQRDGTYSEQGVWNAINEGVHVMNHMGHANQTFLMGQSNGSIQQLQNTEYGFLYTQGCYPAAFDQATSGDGESIAEHMLTASGGVFAFLGNTRYGWYSPGNTNGASQFYDRDYFIGLYQTANTQFGSALSYSREQNLNAAINYDVMRWCYYQMVLFGDPSIEVKPPDPALPLLSLESYTIDDVEGDGDGTINPGEIIRIHPVISNHQNWAAAHNVTATLSGLPAGAQLLSDPLVIPQLLPGQTADPGLYFRVQLPSGIDYGSYQITLELQSLHPVTNLSTGTRRFQLEYEITLIDGSFPWDCPVGSKSAPIVFDFDGDGSLDILYTDNFGNSHLLDNAGQQTGSIPAPLQQDVMRSAAYGQLIDGQEPALVLTSRTGKVLALAGDEVLFDYDGGSQFLFTPVIAQIDWQGGMEVVAHSLDGKIHVLDSSGNLLPGFPLDLGSAFHSELAVADIDGDGGNEIIVGCSNGKLHVIKSDGTPLAGFPLQVSGAINGAPTILANRRIAFGTSSHLHLATPAGSLVFSKPISSAMGGSPALADINADGALDIVFGTANGSLYAVSQSGIDLPGFPVQTGAVLQTPPIIADLDDDPNLEILVSSYVNSVYGFNHDGSVLDGFPFQTSFNGCTPSTLCDLDGDGWLKLVSGYSTGVLVLNLRRAEKDNRPWTVYRGSLTRQGSYASTGNVSNPAEEAPALRTALLQNFPNPFNPSTSIRFQLASEGSVRLAIYNLKGQLVRVLSDGHRSRGSHTVTWDGLDASGDPVSSGVYLYRLQAGGKVQSRRMLLLK; encoded by the coding sequence ATGAAAAAACTTACCGCCCTGATCGGCCTGACGCTGCTCTGCGGAATCAGCCTGGCGCTCACCCTCAATGTAAGCGTTGACCCCTCCGCCTGGGATGGCAGCCTGCGCGGCCAGCCCACGGCACCCCTGCTGGAGCCCGGCGTTCCCGCGCTCAACTATTACCCCGTGCGGGTGCTGATCCCCTTTGGGGAAAAGGTGCTCAACGTGAGCGTGCAAAGCTCCCCTTACCTGTTGCAGCGCGATGGCGTGTATCTGGACTACGCGCGCCAGCAGCAGCCCACTTCGCAGCCCCGTCCGGACGCTACTCAGCCCGATCCCGCGATCTGGCAGAGCGACGCGCTGTTCCCGGCCGCCAATCACCGTTATCTGGGCACCCAGTTGCAGCGCGGCCTCCAATATGCCGTGCTGGACCTCTTCCCCTGGAAATACAATCCGGTTTCCCGCCAGATTCACGCGGCTTCCGAATTCAGCATCGAGATAGAAACCGGATGGGATGATGCCCTGGCCACCCAACAGGCCAACTTCTACGCCCCCGCCCTGGCTGCCCGCTCTGTGGAAGGATTTGCCCTCAACCCCCAGGCCCTGGCCAGCTACCAGCAGGCTTCCCGCTATCGGAACCACGCTCCCCAAAGCCGCCTGATTGACCTTTCCACTCCGCGCCAAATGGTCATCATCACCAACTCCACCGCCTCCTCCTGGCTGCAAAGCTATGCCAACTGGCGCGACGGCAGCGACATCAGCACCGGCGTATTCCAGACCGCGGATATCTATGCCAGCTATCCCGGAACCGACAACGCCGCCAAGGTGCGCGCCTTCATCAGCGACGCCTATCAAGCCTGGGCAAGCACCCCCCAGCCTCTGCAATATGTGATCCTGGGCGGCGATGACGAGATCGTGCCCCTGCGCGGCTGCTACGGCCAGGTGGGCGACACGGTTGATCTCAGAATGCCTACCGACCTCTATTTCAGCAATCTGGATGGAGACTGGAACGCCAATGGAAACGACATCTGGGGCGAACCGCAGGACCAGGTGGACATGCTGCCGGAAGTGCATATCGGACGCTTTCCCGCCGAGACCCAACCCGAGTTTGAAAACATCATCCGCAAAATCCAATACTACACCGGAAATTCCACGTTCAGCAACAACACCGCCATCATGTTCGGAGAAAACCTGAACAACAACCCCCTCACCTGGGGCGGAGATTACAAGGACGAAGTGGCCACCAGCGTCCCGGAACTGTACCACCTGCGCACCATGTATCAGCGCGACGGCACCTACAGCGAGCAGGGCGTCTGGAACGCCATCAACGAGGGCGTCCACGTGATGAACCACATGGGACACGCCAACCAAACCTTCCTGATGGGACAGAGCAACGGCAGCATCCAGCAGCTCCAGAACACCGAATATGGCTTTCTTTACACCCAGGGCTGCTATCCCGCCGCTTTCGACCAGGCCACCAGCGGCGACGGCGAGAGCATCGCGGAACACATGCTCACAGCCTCGGGCGGCGTCTTTGCCTTCCTCGGAAACACCCGCTATGGCTGGTATTCCCCCGGCAACACCAATGGCGCCTCCCAGTTCTATGACCGCGACTACTTCATCGGCCTCTACCAAACGGCCAACACCCAATTCGGCTCCGCGCTCAGCTATTCCCGCGAGCAGAACCTCAATGCCGCCATCAACTATGACGTGATGCGCTGGTGCTACTATCAGATGGTGCTCTTTGGCGATCCTTCCATTGAGGTCAAACCGCCTGACCCAGCCCTGCCCCTGCTCAGCCTGGAAAGCTACACAATCGACGATGTGGAGGGCGATGGCGACGGCACCATCAATCCCGGAGAGATAATCCGCATCCACCCCGTGATCAGCAACCATCAGAATTGGGCCGCGGCCCACAACGTGACCGCCACCCTCAGCGGCCTGCCCGCCGGAGCGCAGCTTTTGAGCGACCCGCTGGTGATACCACAGTTGTTGCCAGGCCAGACCGCCGATCCCGGCCTCTATTTCCGTGTGCAACTTCCGTCCGGCATCGATTATGGCAGCTATCAGATCACCCTGGAGCTGCAATCGCTGCATCCCGTCACCAACTTGAGCACTGGAACCCGCAGATTCCAGCTCGAATATGAAATCACCCTCATTGACGGCAGCTTTCCCTGGGATTGCCCCGTGGGCAGCAAATCCGCCCCGATCGTCTTCGATTTTGACGGCGACGGCAGCCTCGACATACTTTACACCGATAATTTCGGCAACAGCCATCTGCTGGATAACGCAGGGCAGCAGACCGGCTCCATTCCCGCGCCTCTCCAGCAGGATGTGATGCGCAGCGCCGCCTATGGCCAGTTGATTGACGGCCAGGAACCGGCTCTGGTACTCACCAGCCGCACCGGTAAAGTGCTGGCACTGGCAGGCGATGAAGTGCTTTTCGATTACGATGGCGGCAGCCAGTTCCTCTTCACCCCCGTGATCGCCCAGATCGACTGGCAGGGCGGGATGGAAGTGGTGGCGCACTCCCTGGATGGCAAGATCCACGTCCTGGATTCCTCCGGAAACCTGCTGCCGGGCTTCCCGCTTGACCTTGGCTCCGCCTTCCACAGCGAACTGGCTGTGGCGGACATCGACGGCGACGGCGGCAATGAGATCATCGTCGGCTGCTCCAACGGCAAGCTGCACGTGATCAAATCCGACGGCACTCCCCTGGCGGGTTTCCCCCTCCAGGTCTCCGGCGCAATCAACGGCGCGCCCACCATCCTCGCCAACCGCAGGATAGCCTTCGGCACCTCCAGCCACCTGCATCTGGCAACGCCCGCAGGCAGCCTGGTCTTCAGCAAGCCGATCAGCTCCGCGATGGGCGGCAGCCCCGCCCTGGCGGACATCAATGCCGACGGCGCGCTGGATATCGTGTTCGGCACCGCCAATGGCTCACTCTACGCGGTCAGCCAGAGCGGAATAGACCTTCCCGGCTTCCCGGTGCAGACCGGCGCCGTGCTGCAGACCCCGCCCATCATCGCTGACCTCGACGACGATCCCAACCTGGAAATCCTCGTTTCCAGCTATGTGAACTCGGTTTATGGCTTCAACCACGACGGCAGCGTATTGGACGGATTTCCATTCCAGACCAGCTTCAACGGCTGCACGCCCTCCACGCTATGCGATCTGGACGGCGACGGCTGGCTCAAGCTGGTGAGCGGCTATTCCACCGGAGTGCTGGTGCTGAACCTGCGCCGCGCGGAAAAGGACAACCGGCCCTGGACCGTTTACCGCGGCTCACTCACCCGCCAGGGCAGCTACGCCTCCACCGGTAACGTCTCCAATCCCGCGGAAGAAGCTCCCGCCCTGCGCACCGCCCTGCTGCAAAACTTTCCCAATCCCTTTAATCCCAGCACCAGCATCCGTTTCCAACTGGCATCCGAAGGCTCCGTCCGGCTCGCAATTTACAACCTCAAAGGCCAGTTGGTGCGCGTCCTGAGCGACGGCCATCGTTCCCGCGGCTCACACACCGTCACCTGGGATGGCCTCGACGCCTCCGGCGACCCGGTCTCCAGCGGAGTCTATCTCTACCGCCTGCAAGCGGGTGGAAAGGTGCAGTCACGGCGTATGCTGCTGCTCAAATGA
- a CDS encoding T9SS type A sorting domain-containing protein, whose amino-acid sequence MKHTAMLLLLLATSLAFANPVWTEDVVVREAQDLSYTGCTQQADDGSLITLWTQILDGENCLMANRISALGEEMWDSSLRIAGCGLGIGGEQMVRCSDDSYLVCWLEGQEELGSGHARLMANKIDLQGNLLWTDGGVLINNDCYFRFGATVTHYLIRANNSGGAYIVVQPEPNLPAAYAYKLNGSGNDTWSLIQPLIQAEQQLTLNDCLASFDDTDGLVVSYHATSQAGTNYNLATFNYLNGSIRYHRSFPLEPGEVGPHELFLEGYYCFFDAVMIAQTDTRLRFRLFRFDLEPYIEQPEDLVLNPQPMPLSTHFKLEKTASLYYRVLSSTPIDGVTQVRTHTYLWSHHQYYPTQIWSGTGEVSYLDWRFDDSMKAMLIWSTNSGPDTPLILRGQAIDNSSGEPVWPADGLVISENWDSGCKPQVFGWNTNPMYLLVEKGSGGKSLRFLMRDYGGNPLQPAADPLSEAFAGSAIPIASLAVNGHNVLIYNDSRHSGGNWLYFQILSTDGELLLPSGGIPIGSYGPNIRLLGAINYSSDRFAVLYTDTNTYLQIFDLVGNPQWAGNGLLVCPGAPYAGYAKFCEHEGDIYLGWLIDYGTGTSQLYGQRISNLQKMWGEPGRLLLEWIPNPNVRMVNTPGRYFAWFQRRSGSNNFCTYCLLVDANGDLLPGWNPQGTKIFEAEASPNVWPIYSSLVGEDLVCLIAGYPSAPIFAQRVTPQASFPWTEAGVLVHEPPHLTVGCAIDDNTLNLIYDHTEGSGTRSIRLQRVILNGGNLGYPSPGLQLNTSTPLELGKVSLARLECDALLGVWSEQSNYQDDGRDLYYRLIDPENELVGDSQSSFGSHQGDADNPRISTFGDEAIVCWSDERTGIPAVGHLQTGIYAQKMAYLSSSLPQEPDTPSAGLAFVNCYPNPFRGSVQVNWSTKAAQPAELLICNIHGQVVKRFRYMLLQSGEHSLYWDGNDEQGRQVSSGVYLLRLRSGNESRTVKILRW is encoded by the coding sequence ATGAAACACACGGCTATGCTACTACTGCTGCTCGCCACCAGCCTGGCTTTTGCCAACCCTGTCTGGACTGAGGACGTCGTGGTGCGGGAAGCGCAGGATCTGAGCTACACTGGCTGCACGCAGCAAGCAGATGACGGCAGCCTGATCACGCTCTGGACGCAGATACTGGATGGAGAAAACTGCCTGATGGCAAACCGGATCAGCGCGCTGGGTGAGGAGATGTGGGATTCCTCCCTGCGTATCGCGGGCTGCGGGCTGGGCATCGGCGGAGAGCAGATGGTGCGCTGCTCCGACGACAGCTATCTTGTCTGCTGGCTGGAAGGGCAGGAGGAACTGGGATCAGGCCACGCGAGGCTGATGGCAAACAAGATCGACCTGCAGGGAAACCTGCTCTGGACAGATGGCGGAGTCCTTATCAACAACGATTGCTACTTCAGGTTTGGCGCTACCGTCACACATTACCTGATCCGCGCCAACAACTCGGGGGGGGCCTACATCGTGGTACAGCCGGAACCCAACCTTCCCGCCGCCTACGCCTACAAATTGAATGGCAGCGGCAACGACACCTGGAGCCTGATCCAACCTTTGATCCAGGCTGAACAGCAATTGACGCTTAATGACTGCCTTGCATCCTTCGATGACACAGATGGTTTGGTGGTAAGTTACCACGCCACCAGCCAGGCTGGCACCAACTACAACCTTGCAACTTTCAACTATTTGAACGGCTCCATCCGTTACCACAGAAGCTTCCCTCTGGAGCCAGGAGAAGTGGGTCCGCACGAATTGTTCTTAGAGGGCTATTATTGTTTCTTCGATGCAGTTATGATTGCCCAAACGGATACCCGGCTGCGTTTCAGGTTGTTTAGATTTGACTTGGAACCATATATTGAGCAGCCCGAGGACTTGGTACTTAATCCCCAGCCCATGCCGCTTTCAACACACTTTAAGCTGGAAAAGACCGCTTCGCTTTATTACCGTGTACTGAGCAGCACACCCATCGATGGCGTAACTCAGGTGCGCACTCATACTTATCTCTGGTCTCATCACCAGTATTACCCAACCCAGATTTGGTCGGGAACCGGCGAGGTGAGTTATCTAGACTGGCGTTTTGACGACTCTATGAAAGCAATGCTCATCTGGAGCACCAATTCCGGCCCGGACACGCCGCTGATCCTGCGCGGCCAGGCGATCGACAATTCCAGCGGCGAACCGGTCTGGCCCGCGGATGGACTGGTGATCAGCGAAAACTGGGATTCCGGCTGCAAGCCCCAAGTCTTCGGCTGGAATACCAATCCCATGTATCTGCTGGTGGAAAAGGGGTCAGGCGGCAAGAGCCTGCGCTTTTTGATGCGGGATTACGGAGGCAATCCACTGCAGCCGGCAGCCGATCCGCTGTCCGAAGCGTTTGCTGGTTCGGCCATTCCCATTGCCAGCCTGGCAGTGAACGGGCACAATGTGCTGATCTATAACGACTCCCGCCATTCAGGCGGAAACTGGCTGTACTTTCAGATCCTCAGCACCGACGGAGAGCTGCTGCTGCCCTCTGGAGGCATCCCCATCGGCAGCTATGGGCCAAACATTCGTTTGCTGGGCGCAATCAACTATAGCAGTGACCGTTTTGCCGTGCTTTACACCGATACCAACACCTACCTGCAGATCTTTGACCTGGTGGGTAATCCCCAATGGGCTGGCAACGGACTGCTGGTCTGCCCCGGAGCTCCCTACGCAGGCTACGCCAAGTTCTGCGAGCATGAGGGTGACATCTATCTGGGCTGGCTGATCGATTATGGAACGGGAACGTCACAACTCTATGGCCAGCGGATCAGTAACCTCCAAAAGATGTGGGGAGAACCTGGCAGACTCCTGCTCGAATGGATTCCGAACCCCAATGTCAGGATGGTTAACACCCCCGGACGCTACTTTGCCTGGTTCCAACGCAGGTCTGGCAGCAACAACTTTTGCACCTACTGCCTGCTGGTGGACGCCAATGGCGATCTGCTGCCCGGTTGGAACCCTCAGGGCACCAAGATCTTTGAAGCGGAAGCCTCTCCTAATGTATGGCCGATCTACTCGAGCTTGGTAGGGGAAGACCTGGTCTGCCTGATCGCAGGCTATCCCTCCGCTCCCATTTTCGCCCAGCGGGTCACACCTCAGGCGAGCTTCCCCTGGACCGAAGCAGGTGTCCTGGTCCACGAACCGCCCCACCTCACCGTCGGCTGCGCCATCGATGACAACACCCTGAACCTGATCTATGACCATACTGAAGGATCAGGAACGCGCAGCATACGCCTGCAAAGGGTGATTCTGAACGGTGGGAATCTGGGCTATCCATCCCCAGGCCTGCAGCTCAATACATCTACCCCGCTTGAGCTTGGCAAGGTGAGCCTGGCCAGATTGGAATGCGACGCCCTGCTGGGTGTGTGGAGCGAACAAAGCAACTATCAGGACGACGGCCGTGACCTGTATTACCGCTTGATAGATCCAGAGAATGAACTGGTGGGCGATTCCCAATCGAGCTTTGGCTCCCATCAGGGCGACGCGGACAATCCCAGGATCAGCACTTTCGGCGACGAGGCTATAGTCTGCTGGAGCGACGAGAGGACGGGAATTCCCGCTGTCGGACATCTTCAGACAGGTATCTATGCCCAAAAGATGGCTTACCTGTCCAGTTCCCTGCCCCAGGAGCCGGATACCCCCTCAGCTGGGCTGGCCTTTGTCAACTGCTATCCTAACCCCTTCCGCGGCAGCGTGCAGGTGAACTGGTCAACCAAAGCCGCCCAGCCGGCGGAATTGCTGATCTGCAACATCCACGGACAGGTGGTGAAACGCTTCCGCTATATGCTGTTGCAGTCGGGAGAGCATTCCCTCTATTGGGATGGGAATGACGAGCAAGGCCGCCAAGTGAGTTCCGGAGTGTATCTGCTACGCCTCAGGAGCGGCAATGAAAGCCGCACTGTCAAGATCCTACGCTGGTAG